In one Vigna radiata var. radiata cultivar VC1973A unplaced genomic scaffold, Vradiata_ver6 scaffold_111, whole genome shotgun sequence genomic region, the following are encoded:
- the LOC106754518 gene encoding laccase-17, with product MGVSLVGISVFLLSLIIFCMFEVSLAGSTRHYHFEIRHQNVTRLCHTKSMVTVNGQFPGPRIVAREGDRLLIKVTNHVSDNITIHWHGIRQLRSGWADGPAYVTQCPIQSGQTYVYNYTISGQRGTLFWHAHISWLRASLYGPLIILPKLNARYPFPKPHKEVPILFGEWWNADPEAVITQALQTGGGPNVSDAYTINGLPGPLYNCSHKDTFKLKVKPGKTYLLRFINAALNDELFFSIANHTVTVVEADAVYVKPFTTNTLLIAPGQTTNVLLKTKSHYPNATFLMTARPYATGLGTFDNSTVAAILEYKTPLNTHHSSPSIKNLPLLKPLLPALNDTSFATKFTNKLRSLASSQFPANVPQKVDKQFFFTVGLGTTPCQKNQTCQGPTNATKFSASLNNVSYIQPTTALLQAHFFGQSNGVYTPDFPTKPLLPFNYTGTPPNNTMVSNGTKVLVLPFNTSVELVMQDTSILGAESHPLHLHGFNFFVVGQGFGNFDPNKDPKNFNLVDPVERNTVGVPSGGWVAIRFLADNPGVWFMHCHLEVHTSWGLKMAWLVLDGKLPNQKLLPPPADLPKC from the exons ATGGGTGTTTCGCTTGTTGGAATCTCAGTTTTTCTTCTGTCGTTGATCATATTTTGCATGTTTGAGGTTTCTCTGGCTGGCAGCACCAGACATTACCATTTTGAA ATAAGGCACCAAAATGTGACAAGACTGTGCCATACAAAGAGCATGGTGACAGTGAACGGCCAGTTTCCAGGACCTCGCATTGTGGCAAGGGAGGGAGACCGTCTTCTTATCAAAGTCACCAACCATGTGTCCGACAACATCACCATTCACTG GCATGGCATTCGACAGCTTCGATCCGGATGGGCTGATGGACCAGCATACGTGACTCAATGCCCCATCCAAAGTGGTCAAACTTATGTTTACAATTACACCATTAGTGGCCAAAGGGGAACACTATTTTGGCATGCCCATATTTCATGGCTAAGAGCAAGTCTTTATGGTCCTCTCATCATTCTTCCCAAACTCAATGCTCGATATCCTTTTCCTAAACCCCACAAGGAAGTTCCTATCTTGTTTG GAGAATGGTGGAATGCAGATCCTGAGGCAGTCATAACTCAAGCCCTGCAAACTGGTGGAGGCCCAAATGTCTCTGACGCCTACACAATTAATGGACTTCCAGGGCCATTATATAACTGCTCTCACAAAG ATACATTCAAGCTGAAGGTGAAGCCAGGGAAGACTTATCTTTTAAGATTCATCAATGCGGCACTGAACGATGAGCTATTTTTCAGCATTGCAAATCACACAGTGACAGTTGTTGAAGCAGATGCAGTTTATGTGAAGCCTTTCACGACAAATACCCTCCTTATTGCACCTGGACAAACCACTAATGTTCTTCTGAAAACAAAGTCTCACTATCCCAACGCCACATTCCTCATGACTGCCAGACCATATGCCACTGGCCTTGGCACTTTCGACAACTCAACTGTGGCTGCCATTTTGGAATACAAAACCCCACTAAATACTCATCATTCATCTCCTTCAATTAAAAACCTTCCCCTCCTCAAACCTCTTCTCCCTGCACTCAACGACACTTCTTTTGCCACAAAATTCACCAACAAACTTCGTAGCTTAGCTAGCTCTCAGTTTCCGGCAAATGTACCACAGAAAGTTGATAAGCAGTTTTTCTTCACAGTAGGCCTTGGCACAACTCCCTGCCAGAAAAACCAAACTTGTCAAGGACCCACCAATGCAACAAAGTTTTCAGCATCACTCAACAATGTTTCTTATATACAACCAACCACTGCTCTTCTTCAAGCACACTTCTTTGGTCAATCCAATGGAGTTTACACCCCTGACTTTCCAACCAAACCATTGCTTCCATTCAACTATACTGGGACCCCTCCAAACAACACAATGGTGAGCAATGGAACAAAGGTGTTGGTTCTTCCCTTCAACACCAGTGTAGAGCTTGTGATGCAGGACACCAGCATTCTGGGTGCTGAAAGTCACCCTCTCCATTTGCATGGCTTTAACTTCTTTGTTGTTGGTCAAGGTTTTGGGAACTTTGATCCAAATAAGGACCCAAAAAACTTCAATCTTGTTGATCCCGTTGAGAGAAACACAGTTGGTGTCCCTTCTGGTGGATGGGTTGCTATCAGATTCTTAGCAGATAATCCAG GGGTATGGTTCATGCATTGCCATTTGGAAGTGCACACAAGTTGGGGTCTTAAGATGGCCTGGCTTGTCTTGGATGGAAAGCTCCCAAATCAGAAGTTGCTTCCACCACCAGCTGATCTTCCCAAGTGTTAA